Sequence from the Candidatus Methylomirabilis sp. genome:
ATGACATTCTTCGCATCAATGCCGATCTGGGCCACCGGGCCTGTCATCGGGTAGAGGACCCCAATGACGACCTCATTCGCTGGTGGCCGGGCGCAGGCCCCCACCGCTGTCAGCGCCAGGAGCGCCAGCAAGGCCTCAAGCGCTGTTCTCCTGCCCATCCGTCGGATCATGGAACCTCCCCCTTTCTCTTGCTCTTCATCCACGGGCAAGGAAGCCCCCGGCGCCGCTCCCACGTGCCACGGATTCCCCGGGGGGCGCCGCTGCCACTCCCGATGCGCCGGGCGCGGGCCGGGACATGCATGGGGGTGACGCGTCAGAGAACGGCGAGGGCTTCGTCCTGGAGGTCGGTCACGAACATGTGCCCGGGCGCATGCGTGATCATGAGGGGTGGCTTGACGGCCATGGCGACGGCCTGGGGGGTGACGCCACACGCCCAGAAGACCGGCACCTCCCCGGGCCGGATCGTGACCGGGTCCCCGAAGTCGGGGCGGCCCAGGTCCCGGATCCCCAGCGCCTCGGGTGTCCCCACGTGGACCGGCGCCCCGTGGACCGCGGGGAACCGGGCCGTCACGGCTGCCGCCCGTGCCACCTTGTCGGGCGGAAGAGGGCGCATGGACACCACCAGCGGCCCCGCGAAGAGGCCGGCCGGCGCGCAGGGGACGCTGGTGATATACATGGGGACGTTCCTCCCCTCCTCCAGGTGTCGCACGGGCACGCCCGCCCTCA
This genomic interval carries:
- a CDS encoding putative hydro-lyase yields the protein MSFTITHPKEIRERIRRGEWVRPTAGCAAGYVQANLVILPRDLAYDFLLFTHRNPKPCPLLEVTDPGSPEPARLAPGADLRTDVPRYRVYRHGVLAEEVTDLLALWRDDLVAFLLGCSFTFETALLRAGVPVRHLEEGRNVPMYITSVPCAPAGLFAGPLVVSMRPLPPDKVARAAAVTARFPAVHGAPVHVGTPEALGIRDLGRPDFGDPVTIRPGEVPVFWACGVTPQAVAMAVKPPLMITHAPGHMFVTDLQDEALAVL